The region AAAACGGGAGTTGGTGTTGCGTCTGACGGAGGACGGGGGTtttaagggtgtgtgtgcatgtgtgggggggCAAGTATGTAAGTGAATCTGTTTATGCTAACGTAGACAGTTGGAGATGGACTCTCTGGATGTgtgcccccaacacacacacacacacacacacacacacacacacacacacacacacacacacacactcaatgacTGTAGTGTGGATGTCATATCTCTGTCCGTTCTATTTTTGCCCCCCACCTGTTAATGACATTAAAGCTGACCCGGGGGGAAAGGGCTTGCAGTGGGGGGGCTTGTGTCACTTCTACCCTGGCTGCAAGGTTCACGTCCGTGGCCACAGCTACGATCCCCCTGACTGAAGAGGAAATTGTAGATTCAACACCTTGAAAACTAAGAAATGCGAGCAGCTGGCTGTGGTAGAGGGACGTCAGAGGTGTCCGATCAAACGCAGGCAGCCAACAAGGCTCAACCAAACTGACATAAGCATTATatagagtttttaaaaaatcaacacacataaaacacatcTAATTGGCTGTAATGTTCAACCTTCACATGCATCTTAGCATATCCAGAATATGAGGAGGATTAATAAAACATGCAGGTGTAAAGGTTGTGGAATCACAACGCAGAATAAAGCCGCACTAACAGTTGGCTTTAGCACaaccattgttgttgttttccttctgtctttcaCTCCTTCCTATTTAGCCCCCATCTTTGTGCAACTTGGACGTCCttgcacagacacatgcacaccatACATCATAATGCCGGTCACATCTGACTGCAGTGTTCTCCTCAGGCAGCGTCTGCCGACCCGCTGCAGAGGTGGAACTACTCAGGCTCAGGAATACATCTGACTTATTATCGGGTGACTAGTCTCTCCTTTCATTATCCACAAGCTCAACATAGACGGACCATGTTAGGGTCTGAACATCTGGGCCTTTAAACATGGCAAATACGTGTGTGTTTCGGTTCATACCGTTGGCGCAAAAGGCGTAAAGATTAACGTGCACAGGTTTGGTTGGATGAGACGTGACTCCTCACACGGGTGTGAAACATAACCACTGGACACCACAGACCTGCTGTTTGGTGGGACAGAATGTTTCCAGGGAGGATCAGGCTGGCCTGGTAGACGCGCCACTCTGTGCGCTCTGCCCGAGTGGACGCGCAGCTGGCGGGGATGATTTGGGCGACGTGGACGGTGCATCCATCCCGAAATATGTTCTGAGGATAAGAAACCATTTGCACTTGACTCGCCAGACTTCCCGCTTTTAGTGCCGAATGAACTGCTACGGTTCCACAAGTTCCGCCTGCACGAAACACCTTCTGGGGCTTTTCTCTGTATCACGCAGGCGCAATGAGGGAGGACAAAACCCGCTGAAACATGCCCTATCTGGCCTAATTAATTAATTGGTTTATCAAAGCAGGCAAACGTGTCTAAAATAAGCAGGCgacacccacacagacagagaagcaAGGATTTATTTGGAAGTATGAGGAAAGATAGTTTCTAACATCAGACAAACCTGTTGGCCgttgttcttcctcttctctgtgtttgaaatgtttttgcGGGTGTCGCTGGAAAAACACTGTCAGATTTAAAGCTTATTCCAGGGTGCGTCCAACTCAAAAAGAGGCGACATCCTGGAAGTAATGGAGGCACCCACTAACCATAAGATGGCGCTGCAGGGCTTAAGGCATGAGGGGAGTGGGGCATGGAGGGTGTGGTGCTAGTGGGGCAGGAAGAGTGTTACCTGCTGGGGATGAGCTGAACGTCAGGTTCAAACACTGACAATTGGCAACATTTGATCGTTTATTTCTTCCTCTCACAGATAAGAGACACAAACTCAACTGGTTAATAATGTCATTAGATGTATGGATGTCTCCTCTCTTCGTCCAGATATATGTCTGCATTTCTAACTGATTTATTGTGTATTGGTACAAGAGCATCATTGGACTTAATTGGAAGTTGATGCTGCTGAACAACTGTTGGTTCTGTGCTGCTTCGTTCATGGCGTTTCATCCCGGACCTCCTGTCTTCACTCCTGTTCAGCCTCGTGCTCTACAGAATCATCTCCATGTCACCTGTCAAAAGATGGAGGAGACATGATTTTTGTGAGGATTTCaaatctgaaataaataaagttgatgaacAAAGGAGATTTGTTATAACAAAAGGGAATGATGCAGGATAAATAAGATTGACATTTAACCAGATTCTCTGTGACCTCCCCTCTGCTGGCACCATCAGAACTGTCAGGCCTTTTCTATGAAAGACAATTAGAGATAATTATCCTTCTGCATCAGCCGTGGTCCACATGCCACGATGCAAATCCTATTTTTAAATGGTTCCATTTTCTTGATGAATAATTATGGTGTCACAAAATGaagctttgttttcttcagctGCTTTCAAAAACACGCAGGGCTCGAAATTAGATCAGTGCAAATGTTCTACAAGTTCTGGAACAAGTATCAGATAAAAAATATCTTTGTAGTGGGAGCATTTTAACAGCAGGAGCATCTCACTGGTGCAGACCTTCACCAAGTGGCAGCTTATCTGGTTACTTTAGGTACAATTTCAGAGTCGTGGAATGCAGATAAATGTGCATCAAGCTGAACTActgaatgcagcagcagctacgtTCATGGCTGTCACCCCCTCTATCAACAGTGTGGGAGCATAGGGGATATTTTTAGAGGGTCTTTTCACCCAGAGGAGGAAATTTTATGATTAATGTAAACAGTATAACCTCATCACTCATTCCCAGTTTGCACACTTTAAGGAAACATGTTGAATCTTTGAGTTCTTCACAATCTTCACAAGTTTTAGGTAAAGAACGTATAGAATATTATGGCTTTAAGTGCATTATCTCTTCTAAGGACCCCTTCTTAAAAGCTTTGCTGAGGTTAAAGCATGTtaagagtgtgtttgtttgggggtGGGATTAATATACTTTCCAGTCTGAGGCCGACGTATGTGGTCTCCAGAAGCGGCGCATATTGAGCCGTGTTGCACTGACACGACTTCAACGTTGAAGTTATACATGCTTGTAAGTCCAGATGGTCAAATTTGTTGGAACTGCATCATGAATGATCAACGTCAGTGTAATAGCGCCTTCAGGGTGTCTTACATCTTTGTCTATTATTGGATGTAATCTGGGTTTAATAGCAATGTAGCTGCCATTTTAACTTCCCTCTGGCGTATATTTAGTATGTTTCTATAAATGCGATGGTCCACTATTTTGAACTCTACCCGGGGTTAAGCAGTTTAGTGGCTGCCTGTCACCGTGCTGCCATAAGCAATAAGACAGAATAAGAGATCAGAGTGGAGGAAAAAGAGTTGGATTTACTTGGGTTAGGTCATCCCCAACCGTCTGGTACCCAGGTCTGTCCTGTGATCACATTCACTCCTGTATAGAATACAGACTGCTCAAATCAAATGTTGAACAATTATCcagaaacatgtttttaatgttacCGTGTCAGCGATGAAACAAGGGGATCTTTTTCTCTACCTgccaaaagctgcagaaaacagaGCAAATTAGCCCAGACGCAGGGATTTCCTGTAGAGTGAAACTCACTTCATCTTCACACTTGTGTTTTCACTATCACTACCACTCCCCTCCTACGTGTAGAGGCTGCAGATGAATGCATCCTGTGGGCCCCGTGGAAGCACACATAACTGATATCAAACAAcgacagcagcaccagcagtggGGATTTTAGCCTGGAATGTAAACCAAAGCACCAGAACGTGACTGGAAATCTAACTTCACCGCACACACAACTGGGATTATTTTACACACATTCTTCAGTGGTCCAGTTTGCAtttttgaaaaacaaataaagaaaaccccACCAACAAAATGAGCTCAGGGTCATTTCCCCATGTTTGTGCACCACAGGGCCTGTGAATTTTACTAAATCTCTTGATTATCTCTTGGGATGGGTATAGTTGAAGGCATAACATGATCTTTACTACTGAAACATTCTTCTAACGGCAAATGATCGGAGTGAACTGGTACTGTGGGATATTTTACTGTATGAAGTGGGATTGAAACACATgatctatatactgtataagaGTGATTGAGTAAGTCTGGGAGAgatagagcgagagagagagagagagagagagagagagagagagagagagagagagggttaAATTTATCCACCTGAAGCCAATCCTCCTCAAGCTGATCAGTGGGCTCTATGGACTAAACAGGTTGATGACTTCAACCTTAAAGGCAGGTAAGAAAGTTTCATTCatattaaaatgattattaGGGTTTTGTTTCcttcaaaacaggaaaaacaacaatcttCTGGGATTTAAGACACTTACCCGTACCGTTTAGAAGCCTTTCAATTAAtctatttattattttacatagatgttgatgtaaaaaacatttgatttatCTTAATAGTTAGTGTAATTTGCCTTTTTAGTAGAAGTTGAGCATTTATTAACCTGAATTTTGGAAAGATGAGGAGATATTTTTGTTATGTAATACACAAAGTGGATTTTCTGCCATTAGTTTACAGCTCAGATGGGCCGTTATCTACAGACGACTGAGGCTTCTTATGTCTGATGCAAACATCATCATCTCTGCAACAGTTTAAGGATAATGAAAATGTTCTGCACAAAGAGAAGCTCTCGGTTTACCCTGTTAGCATGTAGGTGGACCTGGGATCCGTGTCTCAGATATGTCAACTTTGTCCTTTTGTTGTCCTTTAGTGTTGACTGGTGGTGATATGAGGCATTGACACACTGTTGTGTGTTGGCATTGTTGGTGTTGATGGCATTTGAGGATGtgctgttttgtgtgtttttgcgtgGTTGCGTGCTTCAGGGGAGCAACCACATTGTTACTGTTGTTTACTGTCACCTCTGGATCTCAGGCTCCACCCACATCTCGACACCTTCACCGCATCTCGTTTTCAGTCCACTTGTGATGAGCTTTGGATCACGTGAGGTTAAGATCTTGATGGGTCCGACACCCATCTTTGGCTTTGATGCAATCACGTGTTTCAAGAGTCGAAGTTCAGCTCTCCTCTTCCACCATATTTAAATTGGACAGATTCTTGCTTCCAGTATCTCTCATCCTTTAGTTTTTGGTTCAGTACGCATTCTTCTCTTTTGTAATATTGGAAATACTTGGCTGATGGCAAACTAGAACAAATCGGAGTAATTTCTAACTCGTCCACCAGGGTAAGTTTTTGGAATAATGTGTTAATTACTGCAGCAGAATAACTACCGATATCACATTCGCAGTGACAGTAAACTCTAATTTTCATCCATTttaggaaaagggaaaaaaaattaagcaGCAAAGATGTGTCAGCATGGCTTATAAGGGTTAGCTTGTGCTTTCACTCTGGCTCCTCCATCCTGGGAGCTCTGTGGAGCTCAGAACAGAAAGTATTGGCTGCTGGTCTGAGTGGTCCCAGTGGGTCATCTTAGGTCATGGCTTGTGGCTCATACTCCCTGAAATTGTTTAAGCAGAGGAATAAACTGTTGAGTTCAAAGATCAGGAAGAGCAAGCATCTCAGAACCAGCACAGTTAGCATTTTTTGGTGGAGGTTTTGTGTTGCAATTTGGTGGAAAATTGCAACACAAGCCTCTGACCAGTTTTGATGGCAGCCGGATGTGGTTCTTAGGACTGCTAAGGATTTGAGTTCAACACCATTGTTACATTAAGATGTGTGAATATGAGCCACATAACTCAACACTCAGTTTGTCTTTGTCAGTTTTTCCCCACAAAGTCCATTGTTTACATCCTCTTTGTCAACtagtaaataaaaatgttcaagttGTATTTGAAGGGCCAATAATTGCTAAAATGATCCATATGGAAAGAGAGCAAAGCTAATTAACATTCAACTATTTTAATGGTATATTCAAGGGGTTAGTCAATGAGATGGAAAAATATCCCCCTGGAAAGTGGATTACTTTTTTAAATATGATggattttatgtatttatgtataaaAGGGACGGGCATGCCAACATAGATTTGGTAAAGACCGGCTGGCCTCCATCCTGGCTCCTCCATCCAGCCAGACTCATGTGATGAGCTGCGTGAGACAGAGAGGTCTGCAGAAGAAGCTGTGGAGAAGAAGGGTTAGGtgtagcaggaggaggaggaggaggagcgactTTAAGCTGCAGTGAGGGTTGTGCCACGTTGAGGCACATGTACAATCTCCAGAGAATCTGGATAACTAACCTGGGTTAGGGGCTGAGACTGGCTTTGAAAAAGCTTAACATGCACACGTGCCAACACGGTGGAGGCAAAGATGAAGAGGTGACACAGAAATTGGTTTAAATGGAGAAGCAACGGCACtacaagcagctgaaatatCGAGGATgtataaattacatttgtgtttaatagGCATGGACACAGAGTGACCCCTTAGGCAGGTTGTGggtggagacaggaagcagcgatCAATCCTAACAGAGTATAACAGTGAAGAGGTCAACTGCCATTAAGagtcttctctccttctctgagaTGCCGCAGCAGCCTTTGATTATTCTGCTCAGGTCTCTGGACTCGTGTGTGAGGCCTCGTGCCTTGCAGAAGTATCATGTCTCCTAAATCTCCTCTAATGTTGTCTTTAAGCATCAGACAGCGGGGCTCATTGTCAGATTAAGACCTTCATCTGTTGGCTGGATGAACACCTCAGAAGGCTTCATTTAATGGCCCtcggcaaataaaaacaaaccctaCGCTGGAGAACATTGTCTGTGTTCTTCTGACAAAATTAAATGTGGTTCCTGAAAGGCCAAACTAAAAGACTCTGAGAGTTGACATCATCGCTCATTTCATGCTTGACAAAATAAAACGTAGCTGTTGCTCTTTTCAGTCGCCCTTGTGAGATTTCTGCTGTGGTTTTAAACCATTTACACCAGTTATCAGACCAACGTTGGTTTAGTTCAGCAGTGGCCATGCATGCTCTTACTTGTGAGAGACGGTGGCGATAAGAGGCTTAGAGGAGATGGCACCCTGTGTGTTCTCTGAATCTCGCTCTTTGGCTGACCTGGGAATGGCCCAGGGACTTCACCTTAAAGGTGACACACATGAAATATTTTTGGACATTATGAAACATTTAAGCCTCATGAATATCCATTTCATTTACTGGTTGCTAACCAGCATTTACACAGACTTATTGATAATTTGGTGCAGGTCTGGTGGATTTTTCTCTTCCAGCGATAAACAGCTCACATCCTCTCCATTCCAGCACCTGACATCAGTCTACCTGCTGAGCTTTTCTTTGTCTATGGATTTGCACCTCATTCTTGTCGCTCTTTGAATACAAAAGAAACACATGTTGTGAAAGTCGACCCTGATTTGAGCACCTACTCTCTTCCTTGTGTACTCCTGCATAGAGTTTTATTTATAGAAACACTTCAAGACACCATTTTTATAATATTATGAACACCATTGGGGTTTTTCATTTAGTTGCATCTCAGTTTAAAGACTTCTTTTTGCTTGTCTTAGGTAACTGGATGGTGGTTTGAAGCCAGAGTTAAAGAGATTGCTCCTGGCTGTCGAACACAGCAGGTCCTTGGAGCCAAGAGAGATCATCTGGCTGGCGATGGGCCCAACACCTCCTCACTAAGAGAGTATAAGGAGCAATCAAGACTTAGCAGCCAGCTCTCACAGATTATTGCCATGGAACCAAGAGACTTTGCATGATACCACAAACGTCAAAGGCAGCGAAACACTGAAGATTTTGGCACCATTGTTTAATTCCTTCTAgaacattgttgtgttttgtctgtttgctCTTTAAAACCCATTCATGCTCTTGCAGAAAAGGATTTATCTTTCATGTTGTGGTTGCCATGTGTTGCCTGAACGTCCTCAACTGTAATGCTCATAACCTCCATTCATGGTGTTCGCCACAGCAAAGCTAAGGCCTGAGAGGACTGTCACAACTAAAGGAAACCCTTTGACTGAGGCTAGCTATGGCCAGAGACCTCTTCCCTCTCTGCCCTATGCTGTCTCCTGGACGACAACAGCCCTACATGGGTGCAACTCTGGGATttgtcctccccttctctcccttaCATTCTCTCATGTTCTATTCCTTCCTgacatgtgcagcagcagcagcaggcagtcTGCCTGGCACAGAACACGATTATGGAATCAGTCCCAAATTTGTTTGCACTCCAATCCCCCCAGAAGCAGACCCCAGCTGTTACTCTCCACCTACTGTGCCCCATGGACCAAACCCTAACGACCACAATAGCGGTAATCGCCGCGGCATGATGTCTGACGAGGCCAAAGCCACCATCTTACACCTGCGTGAGAGCCTTGTGAGGCAAAAGGAGACCATTCTGGACCAGCGGGAGACCATCAGAGAGCTGACTGCAAAGCTGACCTTGTGTGAAGGCTTTGGTGGTCACCATAGCActggtcaccatgacaaccatcaCAACAATAATCATCATGATACTCATCATGACAACCACCACGATGACCACCATGGGCAGCATAGCACCCACCACTCACCGTCCTCCCACCATGGGCCTTCCACCCATCACAGCAATGATCATCACTACTCCCACGGAAGCCACCGGCCAGACCCCCACCACAGGAAGGGCTCCTCCCACACCAAACACGGGTCCTTCTCTCCTgaacagacaggaaaaacacTGCAGACGCTGAAGGAGAGGCTGGAAAACTTGCAGGTGGGTCCAAGTTTGCAGCGATTGGCTTTGTCATAAATTTTGTTCTGGGATTTAAAACATTCCGATAAAATGTGTAAGGAAATCATTCAAATGGCTTTGAGGGTCAAGAATTAATAGGAAATGGCTTCAGCTGGTGTGATGAATGAGTTTTATAAGTTTCAGCCCTCACACAAACAGTGCACCCACACAATGCTTAATTAGTAATGTAGGAGGTCCTGGAGCATGGCGGGGGAGATCTGGCAATTCCGAACGGGGGTTGGAGGTAACAGAAGAAAATACACTGCCTACGCCATTTCTCTAgctgaaaaaaaaccctaaataTTGCTGAGTGTAGATCAGTGTGTTTTAATTTCAGAACATTTAACACAGCACTGctgtgaaatgttaaaaaaataaaataaaagcactcCAACAATTGTCACAAAAAGCAAAATATCCATCAAATTAACCAAGAAATCAACTGGATGAgacaagaaaacaggaagtgtctggGGTGAGGGAAGCCTGGGCATcactgcttaggctgctgcctccCCCACCCGGCCCCGCAGAAGTAGACGAGACAAGACAAAAACACTGACCGtgaccatgtaaacagcaaacacatttctttcatttaggCAATTCATTTCTCAGTGACACACAATAAAAAACGGTTCCAAATCCAATGTCAGAAGTGTTCTGGCTCAAATTAAGCCCTccatacacagacacaaagcAGTCAGAGCTTGTCAGTTGTCTAAGAGCCATTCCGGTTCTCGATCTCTCCCCTGGATATCAGTGGCAAAGTCTAAGCTctaacaggaagctgctgtaaGTTCATTAGCCGTTGCCCCTGACCTTACACAACCCTTGTGTTGTTCACATGGAGGATTGAGACATGTGAAGCTTAgaggaaggcaggaagaagcAACATAGTCAAACAGGCAAAATGATGCCATTGATATTGCAGACATCTTCCGAATATACCACAAATAAGTCAAATGAGTGGCGGTGCTGAGTCAGCACGTCCTGAGACTTGAGCTGCATCATGTGACAAAATTGCTACAGCCTGCTGATACATGAAATCTCATTATCAGCGCAGGTGGTCTCAGGTCATGCACAGAGCAAGTTGCCAGAAATCGCCTTCAATCCCCCTTAAAGGTGTGAGACAAAACCGAACCAGAGCCAGGATTTACCCCCTCCTCACTCCCTCCTTTAACAGGATGCCTCGGGCTTCTGGCGATGTGCCAAAGCCCGCTAGCCAGCCTCACCTTCAATTAGCGTCATCCTTCCTGATGAGGCTATTAATCGTGGCATGCATTGGCAGGGAACAAAGCCGGATTTATtggtgaggaagatgaggataaGGACAGATAGGAAACACTctacctgcttttttttttttgcataaatcAGCAAACCCACTGCAAATGCCAACTGACTTGTTTGTGATTTATgattctgatcattttaaaaacacaagcatgcAAGTCAGCACAGTGGGTGATTGGTAGACATGAAAATATGGAGTTTACTGATGACTGCTCGATTCTCCAGGCCCGGaactcctccagctcctacTCCAGCTCCCTGAGGGAACTCCTACAGAGGAAGATTGCAgcgctggaggagcagctgcacaGCTACTACACGGATCACCATGATTATGGCCACCATAGCGACCACCATGATGATCACCACGACGACCACCATGGCAATGGCCATTATGACGATCACCATGACGACCACCACAGCAACGGCCATTATGACGATCACCATGATGACCACCACAGCAATGGCCATTATGACGATCACCATGACGACCACCACGATGATCATCATGGTACCGGTCATCATGATGACCATCATGATGACCATCACGATGACCACCATGGCACCGGTCACCATGACAGCCATTATAACAAACACCACAACAACCACAGGTACCATCACAGCGACCACTACAGTCATCGCTACCACAATAACCACCAGGACTCATACAGAGGGCACCATGGCAGCTTTGGCAGCCACCACCGCAGCGACCATCACGATGATCATAATGACCACCACAACAACCACCATGACGACCATCTTGGTCACCACAGCGATCATCATGACGATCACCACGACTATTATCACAGGCCTGGGCACCATGACAATCACCACGACAGCCACCACGATGGCGACCATCATGACAACCGTCGCGATAATGACCATTACCCACGCCGGCTGCCCTTCAAAGACACCAGTCTGCACGGAGCGGGTCACAGCAAGCTGGAAGCAGTCCTGGGTCAGCTGCACCACGGCAACAATGAGCACGGTGGGCACAAACGTTCAGGTAGAAACAGCTGAGCTGTGGCATCAGTGGAACTGAGTGGGGCTGAAATCTCTCCTCTTTAGGCAACCACAAGAAACTGAAGAGTCCCAGTTCTTTCCTGCTGGACTTCCCCATGAGGACCAACTACATGTATGCCAGGATGAAGCGCTCGGTGGTGAAGGAGATCTTCGCCCTGACC is a window of Takifugu flavidus isolate HTHZ2018 chromosome 21, ASM371156v2, whole genome shotgun sequence DNA encoding:
- the LOC130518679 gene encoding neuronal pentraxin-1-like; the protein is MARDLFPLCPMLSPGRQQPYMGATLGFVLPFSPLHSLMFYSFLTCAAAAAGSLPGTEHDYGISPKFVCTPIPPEADPSCYSPPTVPHGPNPNDHNSGNRRGMMSDEAKATILHLRESLVRQKETILDQRETIRELTAKLTLCEGFGGHHSTGHHDNHHNNNHHDTHHDNHHDDHHGQHSTHHSPSSHHGPSTHHSNDHHYSHGSHRPDPHHRKGSSHTKHGSFSPEQTGKTLQTLKERLENLQARNSSSSYSSSLRELLQRKIAALEEQLHSYYTDHHDYGHHSDHHDDHHDDHHGNGHYDDHHDDHHSNGHYDDHHDDHHSNGHYDDHHDDHHDDHHGTGHHDDHHDDHHDDHHGTGHHDSHYNKHHNNHRYHHSDHYSHRYHNNHQDSYRGHHGSFGSHHRSDHHDDHNDHHNNHHDDHLGHHSDHHDDHHDYYHRPGHHDNHHDSHHDGDHHDNRRDNDHYPRRLPFKDTSLHGAGHSKLEAVLGQLHHGNNEHGNHKKLKSPSSFLLDFPMRTNYMYARMKRSVVKEIFALTICLWVKPGTGPGLGTPFSYAVPGQANELVLIEWGGNPMELLINDEAVTLPITMTDGKWHHVCVTWSTRDGIWEVHLDGVKKGSGQNLASWHAIKSGGIFILGQEQDTMGGRFDVTQSFTGELSDLQFWSRVLTSNEIHNQATCTSHLTGDVMSWSEESVELHGGLTEVPFDPCH